The Streptomyces sp. R28 region TTACGCCATGTCCGGTTCGCGGGGGGCGCCGGTCGCCCTGCCTCCTGCTCAGGCCCTTACTGTGGGCGCAGCGATCATTGCCCTGGCCACGAGGAACGCCATGTCTGACAGCACTGCCCGGGCCCACTCTCCGGGAACCAGCCGCAGCACCTCGGCCACCATCCCGCCCAACATCCTGCGCTCCCTCGCCGGTGTCGTCGCCGATGGGTACGGTGTCGACCTCCAGCCCGAGCTGACCGGGGTGGGCCTGCACGAGGCGGTCATGAGCTCGGCGGCACTGCGGGTCTCGTACCGGCAGGGCAGTGCCGTCATCCGCCGGGCAGTGGAACTCACCGGGGACGCGCACCTCGGCCTGCGGGTGGGCGCCGCGCAGCATCTGACCGCGTGGGGGCTGCTCGGCTTCGCCCTGATGGCCGCCGCCACCCTGCGGGACGCCATCGAGACGGGCGTGCGGTTCCAGAACCTGTCGGGTGCCATGGTGGGTTGGCGGGCCGGTGCGCAGGACGCCGGGTATGTGCTGCGTGCCGAACTGCCCGATCCCGCGCTCGATCCTGCCGTGGGGGTGTTCCTCGCCGAGGAGGCGTTCGGCAGCGTCGTGACGTTGACCCGGCTGAGCAGCGGTGCCGAATTCGCCCCGCAGAGCGTCGAGTTCACCTTCCCCGCGCCTCGCGACACACGTCCGTTCACCGAGCTGTTCCGCTGCCCGGTGCGGTTCGCTGCCGACGAGAACCGCCTCGTGTTCCCCGCCGCCTGGGCCCGGCGGCCGATGCCGGGGCGCGACCCGGTCACCTACGCGGCCGTCCTGGAACTGCTGGAGGGGCAGATGGTGTCCCGTCGCGACCAGCAGGACCTGCTGGAGGTGCTGGAGATCTCGATCGCGCAGAGCCTCCCGAACGTGCCCTCGTTCGTCGAGCAGGCCCGCCGGCACGCCTCCAGCGAGCGCACGCTGCGCCGTCGGCTGGCCGAGTGCGGCACGACGTACGAGGCGGTCGTCGACGGAGTGCGCCGCGAGCGGGTCGAACAGCTGCTGCGGCGACCGGAGTTGACGATGCGTGACATCGCCCGGCAGGCCGGTTTCTCCGACGTGCGGGCACTCAGGCGGGCGGTGCACCGCTGGCACGGCGTGGCGCCCCTCCAGCTCCGCGCGCGGGAGGAGCGCCTCGACGGTTGAGCCTCGTCAGCGGGTGCGGATCCAGACCGTCTTCTCCCTGGTCCACTGCTGGAAGGCGTCGGTGGACTTCTCCGCCCCGCCGAACCCGGACTGCTTCCAGCCGCCGAACGGGGTGGTGATGTCGCCCTCGCTGTAGGCGTTGACCGACACCACACCCGCCTCGATCCCCCGCGCCATCCGCAAGGCGGTATCGAGGTCACGGGTCCAGACGGAGGCGGCGAGGCCGTATTCGGTGGCGTTGGCCAGTCGTATCGCCTCGTGCTCGGTGGTGAAGGTCTGGACGGTGACGACCGGGCCGAACAGTTCCCGTGTCACGGCGGCGCTGTCCGCGGGGGCTGCGGTGACGACGGTGGGCGGGTAGTAGGCGCCCTGCGGGTGCAGGTCCGCGGGCAGGCCACCGGTGTGGATGCGCGCGCCGGCGGATCGGGCCGATTCGACTGCCGACGCCACCCGGTTCCTGGCCGTGTGGTCGATCAGCGGGCCGATCCGCGTCTCCGGCTGGGCCGGGTCGCCGATGACGAGCGCCTCGGCCGCCCGGGTGAAGCGGTCGACGACCTCGTCGGCGATGTCCCGGTGGACCAGGACGCGGGAGCCTGCCGTGCAGTTCTGGCCCATGGTCAGGAACGCGGCCTCGATCATGTTCTCGATCAGCTCGTCGCCGTAGTCGAGCGCGTCCGGCAGCAGGACCTGGGGACTCTTGCCTCCCATCTCCAGGGACACCCGCTTGAAGTTGGTCTCGGCGGTGGCGGCCAGGATCCGGCGTCCTGTGGCGGTGGAGCCGGTGAAGGACAGGGCGCGCACCAGTGGGTCCCGGGCGAGGGCCTGACCGGTGACGGAGCCGTGGCCGGGAAGCACCGTGAGCACACCGTCCGGGAGGCCGGCCTCGGCTGCCAGGACGGCCAGGTGGAAGGTGGAGCGCGGCGTCGCCTCGGCCGGCTTGAGGAGCAGGCTATTGCCCGCCGCGAGTGCGGGTCCGACCTTCCAGGCGGCCATGGCCAGCGGGTAGTTCCAGGGCAGGATCGCCGCGGCCACCCCGACCGGCTCGCGGCTCACCAGCCCCAGACTCTCGCCGCCGGTGGGGGCGATGCGGCCGAAGACCTTGTCGGCCGCCTCCGCGAACCAGCGGATCGACTCGATCGCCCCGGGCACGTCGCCCGTACGGCACTCCGTGATCGGCTTTCCCGCGTCCTCGCTGTCCAGCCGGGCCAGGATCTCGGCGTCGCGCTCCATCAGCTCGGCCAGGCGCAGCAGCACCGCGGCGCGTTCGCGCGGCGAGCGCCCGGACCAGATACCGGTCTCGAAGATCCGCAGTGCCCGCTCGGCCGCCACCGCGACCCCGTCCGCGCCGACGGCGGGCACGGTGGTGATCAGCTCGCCGGTCGCCGGGTTGACGACGGGGAGCGTCTCCCCGGCGCGGCCCGTCCTCGCCCCGCTCATGCCTCCTCCACCAGTTCCCAGCGGCCGCCGATCCGACGGGCCAGCCCTCTGCGGCGCAGGTCCTCCAAATAGCGGGCCATGCCGCGCTCGCCACGCTTGCGGAACAGGGGGAAGAGCTTCGGCAGCAGGTTCGGCGCGAGCATGGCGCATCGCACCAGACGGGACTCGCCGGGCCGGACGTACGCCTCCAGCCGCGGCTTGTCCAGCATGCTCACGACCGCCCTGACGACGTCCGCAGGCTGTTGCGGCCGCTCCTGGAACTGCATGGAGTTCCCGCCGTCCACGGCCTCCTGGCGGAGCATCCGGGTGTCGGTCGCCGACGGCAGCACCGAACCGGCCTTGATCCCCTTGCCCCGCAGGTCCAGCCCGATGGCGAGCATCGCGCCGCGCAGCCCGAACTTCGACGCGGTGTAGATCGGGGTCTCACCCAGCGGGAAGATCCCGCCGAGGGAGACCGTGGTGATCACGCGCGGGTCGGCGGAGGCTCGCAGCAGCGGGATGGCGATCCGTGTCGTGACCAGCGGGGAGAGCAGGTTGAGGTCGATCTCCCGCTCGATGCTCTCGACGCTGCGCTCGTCGAAGCGTTCGGCGCTGGTCATGCCCACGTTGTTGACCAGGACGTCGACACGGCCGTGGGTGGCGGCCACGCTGTCCACCATCCGTTTCACCGCGGCACGGTCGAGCAGGTCGCAGCCCAGCCCGACATGGCCGCTGCCGGGCAGGTCGGCCGCCGTCCGCCCGGCCCGCGCCTCGTGGATGTCGGCCACGACGAGGCGGGCCCCGCCGGAGGCGAAGCGGTGGCACAGCGCGCTGCCGATGCCACCCGCGCCGCCGGTCACCACGATGACCTTGTCTCGGAAGTCGTACGTCATGACGCCACCGCCCGGTTCCGCCCGGACGTCACCTGGGGCGGCCGCCCCCGCGTGCGCCACCCCATCCCGGCGGCGACCTTGGCGAGGTACTTCTCGATGGCCTCGCTGTGGACGTACCCGGTGTGGCGTGGCGAGTCGACGAACCTCAGTCCGCCGGTCAGGTCGGGCCGGTCGCTGCGGATCATGCGGGCGAAGCGTTCGGCGGTCGGCAGTCCACTGCGCGCGTCACGGATGAAGGAGGCGATCAACTGTGCCTGGGCATCGAAGAGTTGGTAGGCGCCGGAGTTCGTCTCGACGAAGCCGACGCCGAACAGGCCCTCGTGCTCGCGGGAGAACGACGACAGGTACAGGTCCGGGTGCTGCTCGTCGCCGAAGTACTGCTGCGCGGCCGGCACTTTGTGGACATAGCCCGTCGCCAGCAGGATCAGGTCGAAGTCGTCGCTGGTGCCGTCGGTGAAGTGGACCGTGCTGCCGTCGGTGCGGGCGATCGCGGGCCTGGCCGTGATGTCACCGTGCTGAAGGTGGTGGATCAGCATCGAGTTGATGGCCGGGTGGGTCTCGAACAGCTTGTGGTCGGGCTTCTGCAGGCCGAGGCGGCGCGGGTCGCCGTTGACGATCCGCAGCAGCGTGCCGAAGAGCTTCTGTTGCAGCCACACCGGCAGGTGCGGTCCGCCCGCCGCGATGGTGTCCACCGGCCGCCCGAAGAGGTGCTTGGGGATGAACCAGTAGCCGCGCCGCATGCTGATCACCGCGCGTTCGGCGGCACGGGCCGCGTCGCAGGCGATGTCGAGGCCGGAGTTGCCCGCGCCGACCACCAGGACCCGCTTGCCGCGCAGTTCGTCGGTGCTGCGGTAGGTGACGGTGTGGCGTATCTCGCCGGTGAAGTGGCCCGGGACATCGGGGATGCTGGGGTGCCACTGCGCGCCCGTACACATCACCACCTGCCCGTGCCTGCTCTCCCGCCCGTCGGCCCTGGTCACCGTCCACGTGCCGTCGGGGTTCTTCGCCACCCCGCGGACCTCGGTGCCGAACTCGATCCGGTCCCGCAGCCCGTACGCCTCGGCGAACGAGGTCAGGTAGGACAGGATCTGCCGGTGCGGCGGATAGTCCGCGAAGTGGTCCGGCATCGGATAGCCGCCGAAACCGGACAGGGTCCTGCTGGAGATGAAGTGGGCCGACTCGTACATCGGGCTGCCCGGGTTGTCGATGTCCCACAGCCCGCCCGGCCCCGTGTGGCGCTCGATGTGCGTGTACGGAAGATCCCGCTCCGCCAGCGCCCTCGCGACCGCCAGCCCCGCGGGGCCCGCTCCGATGACGCACGTGTCGTGGTGGTTCTCGCTCACCGTTCCGCCTCCTCCCTCTGCCGTCTCACTGGTATTGCCAGGAACCTAGGCACTCGGCGCCCGACGGGAACTGACTCCTGCGGCCAGAGGGGGGACCGCGGCGGCCAGGGACCGGCCGCCGCAGCGTGCCGTGCGGACCCTCGTTCTCGTCCGTCCCGGCCGGCGTCACCCGCTCGGGCGCCGAGTCGCCGCCGAACGGCTTGAAGGCCGTTGCCCCGCCCGGCCGCGCCTGGCCGAATCTCGCCCCTATGTGGCCGAAGGCGACTCACGGTGATGCAGAGTTCAACGGCTACCGGCGGTAAAGGCTTGCTTTGCGCCCCCTTGACCCGTACACCTTGCTTCTCACAACAGCCAGGACTCTGGGGGGAGTTGGCGCATGCAAGGCACGGTTGACGGGTTCCGCTATGGAGCGGTGACCCCGGTGGCGGCCTATCTGATGGCCTGCCTGGGAGGGGCCCTGGGACTTCGGTGCATTGTCCGGTCCCTGCTCAACGGACAGTCGTGGAAGCCGGGTTGGCTGGCGCTCGGCGCCGCGTCGATCGGCTGCGGCATCTGGACGATGCACTTCATCGCCATGATCGGCTTCGACGTCGAGGAGGCTCGGATCCGTTACGACGTGGGCCTGACCGTCCTCAGCCTCACCGTGGCGATCGTCGTCGTCGGCATCGGCGTGTTCATCGTGGGCTATCTGGGCGCGGGCAGGGGGGCACTGACCGGCGCGGGTGTCACCACCGGGCTCGGCGTGGCCGCCATGCACTACTTGGGCATGGCCGCGCTGCGCCTCGACGGCAGCATTCAGTACGACGCGTCGGCCGTGGGGCTCTCCGTTCTGATCGCGATCGTCGCCGCGACCGCGGCACTGTGGGCAGCCGTCACCATCCGGGGTTTGCCGGCCAGCCTCGGGGCCAGCCTGATCATGGGGGTGGCCGTCTCCGGGATGCACTACACGGGTATGGCCGCCGTCAGTGTCCATCTGCACGGCACGACCGGCGAGGCGTGGGCCGGTGACTCGCCCACCTCACTGCTCCTGCCGATGCTCCTGGGGCCGATCATCTTCCTCCTGCTGGCCGGAGTGGTGGTGATGTTCGACCCGCTCCTGGTCCTCGGCGAGGGCGAGCGGGGCCGGTCCGGCACGGCCCGGCGGATCGCTGCGAGGAGCGCGGCCGAGCAACTGCCCGGCGCCGACGCCGCGTTCGCTCCGGCTGTCACTGCCACTGCCTCTGCCGGCGGCCCGCAACCCCGCCTGAGCCGGGAGCCTTACGCCCACAAGTGGTGACTCGGAGGGGGTGGGAAGTGCGGTGATTCCTGCCCCCTCCCCCTGCTCGGCGTCCACTAGATCATTGTTACGGTGCACCGGTGTCTGACTCCTCACGCGATACCGCCGAAGGCGCCGGCTGGGGCGCCGCCGAACTCGGTGAGTACAAGCGGCTGATGCCGCACAAGGTCGAGAAAATCTCCTGGCTCAACCCGAAGACGCTGTGGGCCGCCCGCAACGGCGTACTGGCGTCCTGGTTCGGGGACCCCACGGGGCGTACCCGCAGCCGCTGGGTGGCTCAGCGGGCGGCCGCCGGGGCGCCCGCTGACAAGGTGATCCGGCGCGACGACCCGGACAGGTTCTCCTTCCTCGTCATCGGTGACACCGGTGAGGGCGACGACTCCCAGTACGCCGTCGTACCAGGCCTTTTGAAGGTGGGTCAGGACACGCGGTTCACGGTCGTCGCGAGTGATGTGATCTATCCGGTGGGCAGCGCCGACGACTACGGCACCAAGTTCTTCCAGCCGTACCAGGACTACCGGGCGCCCATGTACGCGATACCGGGCAACCACGACTGGTACGAGGACCTCGGCGGGTTCATGCGTGTCTTCTGCGACCACGCCCCGCCCCTGGAACCCGAGGCCGCGCCGCGCCCGCTCAGCAGGGCATGGCTGCGGTCGCTGCTGTGGCACCGGCCGCGCAAGGGGGACGGCCGCAACCTCCCGGACGCACGGACGTTGAGGTCGGCAGCCGCCCAACAAGCCGTCCAGCCGGGGCCGTACTGGGCGATCGATGCCGGGCCGGTGCGGATCATCGGCATCGACACGGGCCTGCTGGGCACCATCGACGCCGAACAGGGCGCGTGGCTGCGCGAGGTGTCCAAGGACCCCCGGCCGAAGATCCTCATCACGGGCCAGCCGCTGTACGTGGACGGTGAGCACCACCCCGGCGTGATCGAAGGGGGCGGCACCGTCGACGAGATCGTCCGCGACCCGGCGCACCGCTATGTCGCGGCGATAGGCGGCGACATCCACAACTACCAGCGCTACCCGGTGCAGGTGGACGGCCGCACCATCCAGTACGTGGTCGCGGGCGGCGGCGGGGCGTTCATGCACGCCACGCACACCATTCCGCGGATCGACATCGCGAACGTGACCGAGAAGGAGTTCCGCTGCTATCCCCTGCGCGGCGACTCCCTGGCCTTCTACAGCCGCCTGTACGGACGGCGGCTGCGCATGCGCCGCTTCTTCGCCCTCACCGAGACTCAGGCCACGGCCGTCATCGCCGAGCGGCTGGAGATCCAGCCGGGTCGCGCACCGGCCCCGGACGCCCGCGTCACATGGCGCACCCGCCTGGTCGCGGGCCTGCTGGGCACGGGACGCCGACCCGACCGGGCCCAGCGGTTCCGCCTCCCCGTGCGCAAGATCTACACCCAGCTGTTCTCACCGGGCTCGGCGACCTACAGCCCGCCGTTCTTCAAGTGCTTCCTGCGCCTGGACGTCACCCCGGAGACCGTCCGGCTGCGCTGCTACGCCGCGACCGGCAACCGCGCCCAGGAGATCGACCCGCCGGTCGAGGACGAGGTCACCATTTCCCTGGTCTGACCTGGGAGCACGGGAACATCATCGGCCGCGGGCCCGTTGGCACTGCCGTACGACTCGATCAGTGAACGATGGAGGGGCCCGTGCCGCCGATCTCACGCCCGCTCAGCAAGTTGGGTTTCCTCACCATCGGCCTGTTCGACGAGGCGGATCCACGCCGGGGCCACGAGTCCACGCTCGACATCATCGAGCTGGGCGAACGGCTCGGCTTCGACAGCGCGTGGGTCCGCCACCGTCATCTGCAGTACGGCATCTCCTCCCCCGTCGCGGTCCTGGCGGCGGCCTCGCAGCGCACCCGCCGTATCGAACTCGGCACCGCGGTCATCCCGCTCGGCTGGGAGAACCCGCTGCGGCTGGCGGAGGACCTGGCGACGGTCGACCTCCTGTCGGGCGGCCGCCTCAACCCGGGCGTCAGCGTGGGTCCGCCGATGCACTACGACCGCGTCAAGGAGGCCCTCTACGCCGACACGGCGGACGTCGAGGACTTCGGCTACGAGCGGGTGCGGCGGCTGCTGGACTTCGTGCGGGGCAAGCCGGTCACCGACTTCAGCGGGGTGGAAGGCTTTGAGGTCTTCTCGGACCGGGTACAGCCGCACGCCCCGGGCCTCGGCAGCCGTATGTGGTACGGCGGCGGCAGCCTGCGTTCGGCGCAGTGGGCCGGTGAGCACGGGATGAACTTCCTGACCAGCAGCGTTGTCAAGGCGGAAGGGCCCGCGGGCTCGGAGGGCCCGGAAGACGCGGCGGGGTCACCGGACTTCGCGGAGATCCAGCTCGCGCACATCCGCGCCTTCCGCGCCCACCACCCCGACGGCGAGAACGCCCGCGTCTCCCAGGGCCTCGTCGTCATCCCCACCGACTCCGCGACGCCGCAACAGCGCGCGAAGTACGAGGAGTACGTCGCGAAGCGCACCCCTCGGACCCTGTCACCGCAAGGTCCGGCCCGGCTGATGTTCGCGCCGGATCTCGTCGGCACCTCGGCGGAGATCGCCGAACGCCTCCATGCGCACGCCGCGTTCCGCGAGGTGGACGAAGTGGCGTTCGCGCTGCCGTTCACCTTCGAGCACGAGGACTATGTGCAGATCCTCACCGATGTGGCCGCCCGGCTGGGTCCGGCGCTGGGGTGGCGTCCGAAGGCCTGAGGGGCAGCCCATTGCCTTCGGCGATGACGCGGTCGAGCAGATGCAGCGGGGCGGCCCGTACTCCGGCGGCCTCGGCCGCGTCCCAGTGGGCGAGGGCGCGGGGCAGGTCGACGAGGCCGTGGATCAAGGGGAGGGCGCTCGGGGCTCGGCCGGATTCCCCGAGGTGGGCGTGGAGCAGTGACTCCAGTCGGCACGAGGCCAAGGTGCCCGGAATCTGGTGCCGCATGGCGAAGCCCGCGCCCGCCACACCCGGCAGGTCCTCGCTCAGCTGCGTCTGCGTGGAGTCGAGGGCCAGCAGCCCGCCTCCGACGACCAGGACGTCCTGCTCTCGGCTCATACGGTCCAGTGCCCTAGCGGTGTCGAAGCAGTGCGGGAAGGAGTCGTCGACCACGATCGTGCCGGGGCGCAGCCGGTCGACGTCCAGGAGGGCCGTCGCGCCGCTGACTGCGGTGACGACCACGTCGGCGTCGTAGACCGCGGCGGGCAGCGTCCGCCCCGATTCGACGACCCGGACCGACGTCGCCGGATGCGCGGCCGACAGGTCTGCGGCCAGCCGTTCCAGTCGCGCGGTGCTGCCCGGCAGGTCGCACAGCAGCAGCCGGGCCGGCGGGCGAGGTGCCGTCGCCAGCAGCAGTCGTAGGGACGAGGTGCCGATCGAGCCGCATCCGACGACGGCGAGGGAGAGGCCGTCGAGGCGGCGGCCGGTCGCCGCGAGTGCGCAGTGGACGGTCTTGGCCACGGCGACGGTCGTCGAGGCGTGTCCGGTGGTGATCGCCGCACTCGTCGTGGTCTCCCGCAGGACGTCGTAGCCGTAGCCGGTGAGGGACGGGATCATGCCCGCGAGCGAGACACAGCGGGCGCCGAGTGAGGCGGCCTGCTCCACGGCGCGGGCCGTGCGCGCCCCCAGATCGGCAGCCCGGCCCAGTTCGTCGGCGAAGAGCGGGAGAGCGACGAAACCGGAGTTCCCCAGCGGGGTGCTGGTCTCCTCCAGCAGCCTGGCTCGACCGTCCGGGAAGAGCAGCGCCCGGATCTCCTCGCGGCCGAGGCCGGGGCTGTCGTACGGCAGTCCGGCGAGGGCGGCGAGATGGTCGGGGGCGGGCAGGTATCCGACGAGCGCGGCATCGAGGTGGGGTCGCCGTCGGCGACTGCTGCGGACCGGGGTGGGGTCGGGGGTGGGGTGGGACGTGGCTTCGCTCAGTGCGCCCTGCAGCTGTCGCCGCATCTCCTCGGTGAACCCGGCGATCTGGCCCGCCGTGAGGGCCGCCGCCGAAGCCCGTACGGTGATGCGCAGCCCCTCACCGTTCGCCACCGGCCGCACGGCCAGGAACACGTCGGTGCCCAGCGGCGGCGGGGCGAGGGCGGTGTCGGACTCGTCCGCTTGCAGTGTGAGGCTGCCGCCTTCCTCGGAGCCCAGGGAGGTGAAGTCGAGGAAGGTGAAGAAGAACTGGGCGTGGCGGGGCAGTCCCGCCGCCGTGCGCACCTCGCTGGGACCTTCGGCGCGGGCCAGGGTGGCCTCGGCTGCGAGGCGCTCCAAGTCCTCACCGAATGGGGGTGGTTGAGCCGCTCCGTGCGCCTCTGGCACGGCCGGGCGCAGCGCCACCGCTTCCGCGAACGGGCCGAAGACCCCGTGTGCGTCCACGGTGGACTCCTCGCGCCCGGTCACGGCGAGCCCGAGCAGCAGGTCGCGCCGGCCGGTGAGTTCCCCGAGGGCACGGTAGTACGCGGTGAGCAGCGGGGCGTACAGGGTGCGGTGTGCGGCTCGGGCGAGCCGGCGCAACCCCTGTGTCGTGGCGGCGTCCAGGGTGAACCCCGTGGTGTGGAACGCCGGTTGCCCATCGGCGTCGTCGGCGGTCGGCCGGCGCAGCACGGGGGGTGTGTAGGGCGCGCGGAGGCGCGCGCGGTATTCCTCGGCCTCGGATCCGTGCGGGTGCGGGCGTACGGCGGACCGGGCCACGTGGTCGCGGAAGGTGCTGTCGAGCGGCGGCAGGCCGTGCGGCAGACCTCCATCGAGGCGGTCGTAGGCGGTGAGCAGTTCCCTGGCGAGGAGGGCGGCGCTGTATCCGTCGCCGATGAGGTGGTGCGCGTGGACGAGGAGCACATGCTCACCGGGCGCGACGGTGAGCAGCCGCAGACGCAGCAACGGCCAGGCCCAGGGCTCGAGTCGGCGCCCTGCCTCCTCGGCGATCCGCTGCTCCAGCAGGTCGGGGTGCGCGAGGGTCTCCGTCTCCACGGGCAGGCGCAACGAGTCCGGCAGCTCCTGCTGCACAGGTGGGCGGGCGCCTGCCGGGAAGACGGTGCGCAGCATCGGATGACGGGTCACCAGAACGTCCACGGCGCGCTGGAAGACGTCGTGGCGCAGTGGACCGCTCAGCCGGAACCGGGCCAGCCAGCCGGAGCCCGTCCCCGGGTTGATGGTCTCGGCGAGCAGGAACCCCCGCTGGGAGGGGGTGAGGGGGTACGGACCTGCCGTTTGCGCGGTGGCGGCTTCCGGGGTCGGATCGGGTGTGGAGCCGGTGGAGGCTGTGGCGGCACTGGCAGCGATGGCGGCGGTGTCGAGGGCCGACGCGAGTGCGCTCAGCGTGCGGTGGGTGTAGACGGTTGTCGGCCGTGGGACGGCCGGCAGTTCCTTGCGTAGCCGGGCGAAGAGTTCGAGCACCATGATGGAGTCGCCGCCGAGTTCGAAGAAGTCGTCCTCGCGGCTGACGGCCGGTGCGTCCAGCAGCGTCGACCAGATGCGTGCCAGGGTGTGCTCGGTCGGGGTGGCGGGCGGCGGGGTTTCGGGCCCCGTCCGCGGTGGCTCGGGGGCGCGGTCTCTCCCGCTGTGATCATCGACCTCGCCGGAGGCATCCGCGCCGGGCGTTCCCTCGAGGGCACGAGCCAGCAGGATGCGGTCGATCTTGCCCGTGCCGGTCAGCGGCATCGCCGGGACCGGGCGGATACGTCCGGGCAGCATGTACGGCGGCAGAACCCGGGACAGGAAGGCGCGCACGTCGCGTGCGTCGGGCTCGTCCGAGCCGGGCCGGGGTTCGACGTACGCCACCAGACGTCCGTCGACGAGCAGCACGGCGGCACGGGCGACGTCCGGGTGGGTGAGCAGCGCGGCCTCGACCTCGCCGAGCTCCACGCGGTGGCCGCGGACCTTGACCTGGTCGTCGAGGCGGCCGAGGAACTCCAGTACGCCGTCCGCGGTTCGGCGGACCCGGTCGCCGCTGCGGTACCAGCGGCGACCGCCGCGTTCGACGAAGGCCTCCGCGGTGAGCTGCGGCTCGCCGAGGTAGCCGGGGGTCAGCCCGGTTCCGGCGATGAGCAGTTCACCGGGCTCGTCGGCCGCACAGGGACGTCCGTCCTCGGTGACGACGGCCAGTTCGGTGCCGGCGACCGGCCGGCCGATGGGCAACCGACGTACGCCGTCGGCCGGTCGGGTGTCGATGATGTGGCAGGTGGCGTTGATGGTGGCCTCGGTGGGCCCGTACAGGTTGGAGACCCTGTGCTCCGGTCCCCCGCAGGCGTCGAGCAGGTCGAACCAGCGGCGTACGTGTGCGGCGGGCAGCGCCTCGCCGCCGACGTGGACCCAGCGCAGCGCCGACAGGTCCGGGGGTGTTCCGTCCTGTCGTGCCCGGGTCTCTGCGGCGGTCAGCAGCCGCTCCCACAAGGTCGGCACCGAACTCCACACCGTGATCCGGTCGTTGACGATCCGGTCCAGGAGCGCGTCGGGGTCGCGCAGAAGGTCCCGGGTGAGGGTGTGGATCGTGGCGCCCGCCAGCAGCGGCGCCAGCAACTGGCGTACGGAGGCGTCGAAACAGACGGACGCCGTCTGTACGAGGTGGTCCCCGGGGCGGGAACCGAAGGTGGCCAGTGACCAGTCGAGGTAGTTGAGCATGGACCGGTGGGTGATCGGGACCGCCTTGGGGCGGCCCGTGGAACCCGAAGTGAA contains the following coding sequences:
- a CDS encoding SDR family NAD(P)-dependent oxidoreductase: MTYDFRDKVIVVTGGAGGIGSALCHRFASGGARLVVADIHEARAGRTAADLPGSGHVGLGCDLLDRAAVKRMVDSVAATHGRVDVLVNNVGMTSAERFDERSVESIEREIDLNLLSPLVTTRIAIPLLRASADPRVITTVSLGGIFPLGETPIYTASKFGLRGAMLAIGLDLRGKGIKAGSVLPSATDTRMLRQEAVDGGNSMQFQERPQQPADVVRAVVSMLDKPRLEAYVRPGESRLVRCAMLAPNLLPKLFPLFRKRGERGMARYLEDLRRRGLARRIGGRWELVEEA
- a CDS encoding AraC family transcriptional regulator ligand-binding domain-containing protein; this translates as MSDSTARAHSPGTSRSTSATIPPNILRSLAGVVADGYGVDLQPELTGVGLHEAVMSSAALRVSYRQGSAVIRRAVELTGDAHLGLRVGAAQHLTAWGLLGFALMAAATLRDAIETGVRFQNLSGAMVGWRAGAQDAGYVLRAELPDPALDPAVGVFLAEEAFGSVVTLTRLSSGAEFAPQSVEFTFPAPRDTRPFTELFRCPVRFAADENRLVFPAAWARRPMPGRDPVTYAAVLELLEGQMVSRRDQQDLLEVLEISIAQSLPNVPSFVEQARRHASSERTLRRRLAECGTTYEAVVDGVRRERVEQLLRRPELTMRDIARQAGFSDVRALRRAVHRWHGVAPLQLRAREERLDG
- a CDS encoding aldehyde dehydrogenase family protein, whose translation is MSGARTGRAGETLPVVNPATGELITTVPAVGADGVAVAAERALRIFETGIWSGRSPRERAAVLLRLAELMERDAEILARLDSEDAGKPITECRTGDVPGAIESIRWFAEAADKVFGRIAPTGGESLGLVSREPVGVAAAILPWNYPLAMAAWKVGPALAAGNSLLLKPAEATPRSTFHLAVLAAEAGLPDGVLTVLPGHGSVTGQALARDPLVRALSFTGSTATGRRILAATAETNFKRVSLEMGGKSPQVLLPDALDYGDELIENMIEAAFLTMGQNCTAGSRVLVHRDIADEVVDRFTRAAEALVIGDPAQPETRIGPLIDHTARNRVASAVESARSAGARIHTGGLPADLHPQGAYYPPTVVTAAPADSAAVTRELFGPVVTVQTFTTEHEAIRLANATEYGLAASVWTRDLDTALRMARGIEAGVVSVNAYSEGDITTPFGGWKQSGFGGAEKSTDAFQQWTREKTVWIRTR
- a CDS encoding LLM class flavin-dependent oxidoreductase, coding for MPPISRPLSKLGFLTIGLFDEADPRRGHESTLDIIELGERLGFDSAWVRHRHLQYGISSPVAVLAAASQRTRRIELGTAVIPLGWENPLRLAEDLATVDLLSGGRLNPGVSVGPPMHYDRVKEALYADTADVEDFGYERVRRLLDFVRGKPVTDFSGVEGFEVFSDRVQPHAPGLGSRMWYGGGSLRSAQWAGEHGMNFLTSSVVKAEGPAGSEGPEDAAGSPDFAEIQLAHIRAFRAHHPDGENARVSQGLVVIPTDSATPQQRAKYEEYVAKRTPRTLSPQGPARLMFAPDLVGTSAEIAERLHAHAAFREVDEVAFALPFTFEHEDYVQILTDVAARLGPALGWRPKA
- a CDS encoding metallophosphoesterase, translating into MSDSSRDTAEGAGWGAAELGEYKRLMPHKVEKISWLNPKTLWAARNGVLASWFGDPTGRTRSRWVAQRAAAGAPADKVIRRDDPDRFSFLVIGDTGEGDDSQYAVVPGLLKVGQDTRFTVVASDVIYPVGSADDYGTKFFQPYQDYRAPMYAIPGNHDWYEDLGGFMRVFCDHAPPLEPEAAPRPLSRAWLRSLLWHRPRKGDGRNLPDARTLRSAAAQQAVQPGPYWAIDAGPVRIIGIDTGLLGTIDAEQGAWLREVSKDPRPKILITGQPLYVDGEHHPGVIEGGGTVDEIVRDPAHRYVAAIGGDIHNYQRYPVQVDGRTIQYVVAGGGGAFMHATHTIPRIDIANVTEKEFRCYPLRGDSLAFYSRLYGRRLRMRRFFALTETQATAVIAERLEIQPGRAPAPDARVTWRTRLVAGLLGTGRRPDRAQRFRLPVRKIYTQLFSPGSATYSPPFFKCFLRLDVTPETVRLRCYAATGNRAQEIDPPVEDEVTISLV
- a CDS encoding MHYT domain-containing protein encodes the protein MQGTVDGFRYGAVTPVAAYLMACLGGALGLRCIVRSLLNGQSWKPGWLALGAASIGCGIWTMHFIAMIGFDVEEARIRYDVGLTVLSLTVAIVVVGIGVFIVGYLGAGRGALTGAGVTTGLGVAAMHYLGMAALRLDGSIQYDASAVGLSVLIAIVAATAALWAAVTIRGLPASLGASLIMGVAVSGMHYTGMAAVSVHLHGTTGEAWAGDSPTSLLLPMLLGPIIFLLLAGVVVMFDPLLVLGEGERGRSGTARRIAARSAAEQLPGADAAFAPAVTATASAGGPQPRLSREPYAHKW
- a CDS encoding flavin-containing monooxygenase: MSENHHDTCVIGAGPAGLAVARALAERDLPYTHIERHTGPGGLWDIDNPGSPMYESAHFISSRTLSGFGGYPMPDHFADYPPHRQILSYLTSFAEAYGLRDRIEFGTEVRGVAKNPDGTWTVTRADGRESRHGQVVMCTGAQWHPSIPDVPGHFTGEIRHTVTYRSTDELRGKRVLVVGAGNSGLDIACDAARAAERAVISMRRGYWFIPKHLFGRPVDTIAAGGPHLPVWLQQKLFGTLLRIVNGDPRRLGLQKPDHKLFETHPAINSMLIHHLQHGDITARPAIARTDGSTVHFTDGTSDDFDLILLATGYVHKVPAAQQYFGDEQHPDLYLSSFSREHEGLFGVGFVETNSGAYQLFDAQAQLIASFIRDARSGLPTAERFARMIRSDRPDLTGGLRFVDSPRHTGYVHSEAIEKYLAKVAAGMGWRTRGRPPQVTSGRNRAVAS